One stretch of Nomascus leucogenys isolate Asia chromosome 9, Asia_NLE_v1, whole genome shotgun sequence DNA includes these proteins:
- the GPAT3 gene encoding glycerol-3-phosphate acyltransferase 3 isoform X2 — translation MVWVLGVIVRYCVLLPLRVTLAFIGISLLVVGTTLVGQLPDSSLKNWLSELVHLTCCRICVRALSGTIHYHNKQYRPQKGGICVANHTSPIDVLILTTDGCYAMVGQVHGGLMGIIQRAMVKACPHVWFERSEMKDRHLVTKRLKEHIADKKKLPILIFPEGTCINNTSVMMFKKGSFEIGGTIHPVAIKYNPQFGDAFWNSSKYNMVSYLLRMMTSWAIVCDVWYMPPMTREEGEDAVQFANRVKSAIAIQGGLTELPWDGGLKRAKVKDIFKEEQQKNYSKMIVGNGSLS, via the exons ATGGTGTGGGTGCTGGGCGTCATAGTGCGCTATTGTGTCCTACTGCCTCTGAG ggttACCTTGGCTTTCATTGGGATCAGTTTGCTGGTTGTAGGAACTACACTGGTTGGGCAGCTGCCAGACAGCAG ccTCAAAAACTGGCTGAGTGAACTGGTCCATCTGACTTGCTGCCGGATCTGTGTGCGAGCCCTCTCTGGTACCATTCATTATCATAACAA GCAGTACAGACCCCAGAAGGGAGGCATTTGTGTTGCCAACCATACTTCCCCAATTGATGTTTTAATCTTGACAACGGATGGATGTTATGCTATG GTTGGCCAGGTTCATGGCGGCTTGATGGGAATTATTCAGAGAGCTATGGTCAAGGCTTGTCCTCATGTCTGGTTTGAACGCTCAGAAATGAAGGATCGACACCTGGTTACTAAGAG ACTAAAAGAACATATTGCTGATAAGAAGAAATTACCCATACTAATTTTTCCTGAAG GAACTTGCATCAACAATACTTCAGTCATGATGTTTAAAAAGGGGAGCTTTGAAATTGGAGGAACCATACATCCAGTTGCAATTAAG tatAACCCTCAGTTTGGTGATGCATTTTGGAACAGTAGTAAATACAACATGGTGAGCTACCTGCTTCGAATGATGACCAGCTGGGCCATCGTCTGTGACGTGTGGTACATGCCCCCCATGACCAGAGAG gaaGGAGAAGATGCAGTCCAGTTTGCTAACAGAGTTAAGTCTGCTATTGCTATACAAGGAGGCCTGACTGAACTTCCCTG GGATGGAGGACTAAAGAGAGCAAAGGTGAAGGACATCTTTAAGGAAGAGCAGCAGAAAAATTATAGCAAGATGATTGTGGGCAATGGATCTCTCAGCTAA